A stretch of Comamonadaceae bacterium M7527 DNA encodes these proteins:
- a CDS encoding LytTR family transcriptional regulator: MNLLRHTATQVQMATREAVECAMDSRQDLYLLEKFEVGVIHLDAQRNVVALNDFARRILPVDEKKPFNKLVTAFHPSRSQPKVKFLLDEAASCPMGSASPMTMIINIPEQVLLIKVSRMSDVNNALTGFVLVFYDVTSVVSHNDAVSKDTTSKEAFKVDSSHEHLKRNVQLSRIPVVVDKKVTFVETAAVLCLESQAHYTRLLTSDGWQFCNLSIGDLEARLSEAYFMRVHRRFIVNVSAVQELSRVGGKTQLVMSDEGRTIIPVSRDAVVQLRNKLGV; this comes from the coding sequence GTGAACTTGCTGCGCCATACCGCGACGCAAGTGCAAATGGCCACGCGTGAGGCCGTGGAGTGTGCAATGGACTCTAGGCAAGACTTGTATTTGTTGGAGAAGTTTGAGGTAGGAGTGATCCACCTTGACGCGCAGCGCAATGTGGTGGCCCTCAATGACTTTGCACGCCGAATCTTGCCGGTTGATGAGAAGAAGCCGTTCAACAAGCTGGTGACTGCTTTTCATCCGTCGCGCTCGCAGCCCAAAGTGAAGTTTTTGCTTGATGAGGCAGCTTCTTGCCCCATGGGTAGCGCGTCTCCCATGACCATGATCATCAACATACCTGAGCAGGTCTTGCTCATAAAGGTATCGCGCATGAGTGACGTCAACAACGCGTTGACTGGTTTTGTATTGGTCTTTTACGACGTGACCAGTGTGGTGAGTCACAACGATGCAGTCTCAAAAGACACTACTTCGAAAGAAGCATTCAAAGTCGACTCGTCACACGAGCATCTCAAGCGCAACGTGCAGCTCTCGCGCATTCCGGTGGTGGTTGACAAGAAAGTCACCTTTGTCGAGACCGCTGCTGTGTTGTGCCTGGAGTCACAAGCGCACTACACCCGCTTGCTGACCAGCGACGGTTGGCAGTTTTGCAACTTGAGCATTGGTGACTTGGAAGCACGCCTCAGTGAGGCTTACTTTATGCGCGTGCACCGCCGCTTTATCGTCAACGTGTCGGCAGTACAAGAGCTCAGCCGTGTGGGTGGCAAAACCCAGTTGGTAATGAGTGATGAAGGTCGCACCATCATTCCTGTTTCACGCGATGCGGTGGTGCAGCTTCGCAACAAACTGGGCGTGTAG
- a CDS encoding MATE family efflux transporter codes for MGLNKSPQIRTLTPSLPKARAEVRAIFRIALPVIAAQLLQMGMGVADTMMAGRVSALALSAVAMGSAMWFFAMIAGMGLMLALTPIISQHLGAGNHGLVNKELRQGMWLAVALSVVQMCTLGALALLMPWIGINADIVGETRNYLMWVAWSLPFTCLYMVPRFLSESMGHTMPMLWTQLLMLPVNVVGNYVLMFGNFGMPAMGASGAALSTGIAQTIGCLALHVYALRAPRFAPYQLNQLLGRPDWAHIVSMVRLGAPISIGIAMESGMFTATALLMGRFGVDVVAGHQIAINIASICFMVPLGVSMALTVRVGQAIGAGDTAGARYRGRLGIAVCAGVMLVSATAIALSREWLAGVYTPNPAVVALAAQFMAYAAVFQLVDGIQVGAMGVLRGYKDTKVPMIITVFCYWVVGMGFSITFGVFGPLGPAGLWAGLVLGLATAAAVLTTRFGRLTN; via the coding sequence ATGGGCTTGAACAAATCCCCGCAAATACGCACCTTGACGCCATCACTACCTAAAGCCCGCGCAGAAGTGCGTGCCATTTTCCGCATTGCTTTGCCCGTTATTGCCGCTCAGTTGCTGCAGATGGGCATGGGTGTGGCGGACACCATGATGGCGGGGCGGGTGAGTGCGTTGGCGTTGTCGGCGGTGGCCATGGGTTCGGCCATGTGGTTTTTCGCCATGATCGCTGGCATGGGTTTGATGTTGGCGCTCACGCCCATCATTTCGCAGCACTTGGGGGCTGGTAATCATGGGCTTGTCAACAAAGAGTTGCGCCAAGGCATGTGGCTGGCCGTGGCGTTATCGGTGGTGCAAATGTGCACCTTGGGCGCTTTGGCCTTGCTGATGCCCTGGATTGGTATCAATGCAGACATAGTGGGTGAAACGCGCAACTACCTGATGTGGGTGGCGTGGAGTTTGCCATTTACTTGCCTGTACATGGTGCCGCGCTTTTTAAGCGAGTCCATGGGCCACACCATGCCCATGCTGTGGACGCAGCTGTTGATGTTGCCCGTGAACGTGGTGGGCAATTACGTGTTGATGTTTGGCAATTTTGGTATGCCTGCCATGGGTGCATCAGGCGCGGCTTTATCGACGGGTATTGCGCAAACCATTGGCTGCTTGGCTTTGCATGTGTACGCACTGCGCGCACCACGCTTTGCGCCTTACCAGCTGAACCAGCTGCTGGGCAGGCCAGACTGGGCACACATTGTGAGCATGGTGCGCTTGGGTGCGCCCATTTCTATTGGCATTGCCATGGAGTCCGGCATGTTCACCGCCACGGCGTTGTTGATGGGGCGTTTTGGCGTAGACGTGGTGGCCGGCCACCAAATCGCCATCAACATTGCGTCCATTTGTTTTATGGTGCCGCTAGGCGTGTCTATGGCGCTGACTGTGCGTGTGGGCCAAGCCATAGGCGCTGGCGATACTGCTGGCGCGCGCTACCGAGGCCGCTTGGGCATTGCGGTGTGCGCTGGTGTGATGCTGGTGTCTGCGACTGCCATTGCCTTGTCGCGTGAATGGTTGGCTGGTGTGTACACGCCCAACCCGGCAGTGGTGGCGTTGGCTGCACAGTTTATGGCGTACGCCGCCGTGTTCCAGTTGGTAGACGGCATACAGGTGGGCGCCATGGGCGTGCTGCGTGGTTACAAAGACACCAAGGTCCCCATGATCATCACCGTGTTTTGCTACTGGGTAGTCGGCATGGGCTTTAGCATCACCTTTGGTGTGTTCGGCCCTTTAGGGCCTGCTGGCTTGTGGGCTGGTCTGGTGTTGGGTTTGGCCACTGCAGCCGCGGTGCTAACCACGCGGTTTGGGCGGTTGACCAACTGA
- a CDS encoding HigA family addiction module antitoxin, translating to MSSMFNPPHPGLTLRDDILPALDLQVGEAAAQLGVDRTTLSKVVNGRAAISPSMALRIERWLSREHGGAAEVWLAQQAAYDLWQARVAAKAGKTLSGIKALRLQTA from the coding sequence ATGAGTTCGATGTTCAATCCCCCACACCCCGGCCTCACTTTGAGGGACGACATCTTGCCTGCCTTGGATTTGCAGGTGGGTGAAGCAGCTGCCCAGTTGGGCGTGGACCGGACGACTTTGTCCAAAGTAGTCAATGGGCGGGCCGCGATCAGCCCTTCAATGGCACTGCGCATTGAGCGTTGGCTGAGTCGCGAGCATGGCGGGGCGGCTGAGGTATGGCTGGCACAGCAAGCGGCGTATGACCTCTGGCAAGCACGGGTCGCAGCGAAGGCTGGCAAGACCCTTTCGGGCATCAAGGCACTGAGGCTTCAAACGGCATGA
- a CDS encoding VWA domain-containing protein — protein MTSALSPGAAPANTMQAVAAAQRLASFASLLREHGLNVGVSEQKAMLDMLLRVGVTNEKPLQAAWRALACHTQREWQQWPDIYQRFWHPDAVRGGVKVSGQTKQSRNLRQQVQSLHNDMDSATNPAGTKTAPQTAGEKPGSDSDANNQGESQRAMGGASSTDPLHSREGQMWLPQELQALRLVARDITRRLRPKPTRRWERHANGRRLDMRQTLRNSVAWGNELTLPCWKTSKTEPPRVFILVDVSRSMEAHASLFLRVARAFALEAQARVFVFHTRMIEVTPLMLRDSPAVQEKINAVTAGFGAGTRIAASLQSFSRSDARAQLGSNARVWVMSDGFDTDAPDDLAKALQALSARGARTTWFHPTRDVPAAAAIRQARHSIERFVPLASLADLKAAAAKLH, from the coding sequence ATGACGTCAGCCCTCAGCCCTGGTGCAGCGCCTGCCAACACAATGCAGGCGGTAGCTGCGGCGCAACGCTTGGCCAGTTTTGCCAGCCTGTTGCGTGAGCATGGGTTGAATGTAGGCGTGTCTGAGCAGAAGGCCATGCTGGACATGTTGTTGCGCGTTGGCGTGACCAACGAGAAACCGCTGCAGGCCGCGTGGCGTGCCTTGGCTTGCCACACGCAGCGTGAGTGGCAGCAATGGCCAGACATTTACCAGCGCTTTTGGCACCCCGATGCGGTGCGTGGTGGCGTGAAGGTCAGTGGGCAGACCAAGCAAAGTCGCAACTTGCGCCAGCAGGTGCAAAGCCTGCACAACGACATGGATAGCGCCACGAACCCAGCGGGTACAAAAACTGCGCCGCAAACGGCTGGTGAGAAGCCAGGCAGCGATAGCGATGCCAACAACCAAGGCGAATCGCAGCGCGCCATGGGTGGCGCCAGCAGCACAGACCCCTTGCACTCGCGTGAAGGCCAAATGTGGCTGCCCCAAGAGTTACAGGCTTTGCGCCTGGTGGCACGGGACATCACACGCAGGTTGCGCCCCAAGCCCACTCGCCGGTGGGAGCGCCACGCCAACGGGCGACGGTTGGACATGCGCCAAACGCTCAGAAACAGCGTGGCGTGGGGTAATGAATTGACATTGCCGTGCTGGAAGACCAGTAAAACAGAGCCGCCGCGTGTGTTCATACTGGTGGATGTCAGCCGGTCCATGGAGGCGCATGCAAGTCTTTTTTTACGCGTGGCAAGAGCGTTTGCACTGGAGGCACAGGCGCGCGTGTTTGTGTTTCACACCCGCATGATTGAAGTCACGCCCTTGATGCTGCGTGACAGCCCCGCCGTGCAAGAAAAAATAAACGCAGTGACGGCTGGATTTGGTGCGGGTACCCGTATTGCAGCCAGCTTGCAAAGCTTTAGCCGCAGTGATGCGCGTGCACAATTGGGCAGCAACGCCCGTGTGTGGGTGATGTCTGACGGTTTTGACACCGATGCGCCCGACGACTTGGCCAAAGCCCTGCAAGCACTTAGTGCGCGTGGTGCACGTACGACGTGGTTTCACCCCACACGTGATGTGCCGGCGGCGGCTGCGATTCGGCAGGCGCGCCACAGCATTGAACGCTTTGTGCCACTGGCAAGTTTGGCTGATTTGAAAGCCGCAGCGGCCAAGCTGCACTGA
- a CDS encoding SRPBCC family protein produces the protein MEVKLDKQYPLDVDATRAWALLNDLKAVASCMPGAQITEQLSDTSYKGAVKVKVGPAVAQFGGTVDVVELDAEQRRMVMNGKGADKGGSSASMNLTATIEADPANPAHCVLNGQAVVTVNGKFAQFGGRLMVQVSDMLLAQFVENFRQQAQTLPGGDAPAAGATTAQAGASADASPADASARAVPAAQPAKVAGEINGLAIVWTLIKGWFGGLFGKRS, from the coding sequence ATGGAAGTCAAACTAGACAAACAATACCCATTAGACGTGGATGCCACGCGGGCGTGGGCCTTACTCAACGACTTGAAGGCGGTTGCCAGCTGCATGCCCGGTGCACAAATCACCGAGCAGTTGTCTGACACTTCCTACAAAGGCGCGGTGAAGGTCAAGGTAGGGCCCGCCGTGGCGCAGTTTGGCGGCACGGTTGATGTGGTTGAGCTGGATGCTGAACAACGTCGCATGGTGATGAACGGCAAAGGTGCTGACAAAGGTGGCTCGTCGGCCTCCATGAACCTGACTGCCACCATTGAAGCCGACCCCGCCAATCCAGCGCATTGCGTGTTGAACGGTCAGGCCGTGGTCACCGTGAATGGCAAGTTTGCCCAGTTTGGTGGTCGCTTGATGGTGCAAGTCTCAGACATGCTGCTTGCGCAGTTTGTCGAGAACTTTCGCCAACAAGCGCAAACACTGCCTGGCGGCGATGCACCAGCAGCTGGCGCAACGACAGCCCAGGCCGGCGCCAGTGCCGATGCGTCACCGGCTGATGCATCTGCGCGCGCCGTACCTGCTGCGCAACCAGCCAAGGTGGCTGGTGAGATCAATGGCTTGGCCATCGTGTGGACGCTGATCAAAGGCTGGTTTGGCGGCCTGTTTGGCAAGCGCAGCTGA
- a CDS encoding (2Fe-2S)-binding protein, producing MSKKLITVTINGKKEERAVEPRTLLVHFLREDLNLTGAHIGCETSHCGACTVDVDGESVKACTHLAVQCDGSEVLTVEGLADKGVLHAVQEGFYKEHGLQCGFCTPGMLMRAYRFLQENSNPTEDEIRHGMSGNLCRCTGYQNIIKSVQYAAKKLQEPVTA from the coding sequence ATGTCCAAGAAACTCATTACCGTCACCATCAATGGCAAAAAAGAAGAGCGCGCCGTTGAGCCCCGTACCTTGCTGGTGCACTTTTTGCGCGAAGACCTGAACTTGACTGGCGCACACATTGGCTGCGAAACAAGCCACTGTGGCGCATGCACCGTGGACGTTGATGGCGAGTCTGTAAAGGCTTGTACCCACCTCGCCGTTCAATGTGATGGCTCTGAGGTGCTAACCGTTGAAGGCCTGGCAGACAAGGGCGTGTTGCACGCTGTGCAAGAGGGGTTTTACAAAGAGCACGGCTTGCAGTGCGGCTTTTGCACCCCTGGCATGTTGATGCGTGCCTACCGCTTTTTGCAAGAAAACTCCAACCCCACAGAAGATGAAATTCGCCACGGCATGAGTGGCAACCTGTGCCGCTGCACGGGCTACCAAAACATCATCAAGTCTGTGCAGTACGCAGCCAAAAAATTGCAAGAGCCTGTAACGGCCTAA
- a CDS encoding ribonuclease activity regulator RraA — MSVAPLPLDPHIVSALSGVTTATLTTVLLKKGLRNVWVRGAMPLKEGQPRMVGRAFTLRFVPAREDLATPASWGSPISTRAAIEAMPSGCIAVVDALGVTDAGIFGDILCARMQKRGVAALVTDGVIRDKAGVLATELPVWCQGTAAPASVAGLTFVNWQEPIACGGVAVFPNDVIVVDVDGAVLIPAALLDEVVQAGVEQERFEAWIMTQVDEGVALPGLYPPNDQAKAKYQEWVAANATGGL, encoded by the coding sequence ATGTCTGTTGCACCACTACCGTTAGATCCACACATAGTCAGCGCTTTAAGCGGCGTGACCACTGCAACCCTGACCACTGTGTTGCTCAAAAAAGGCTTGCGCAATGTGTGGGTGCGCGGTGCCATGCCGTTAAAAGAGGGGCAGCCGCGTATGGTGGGCAGGGCGTTTACGCTGCGCTTTGTGCCCGCGCGTGAAGACCTGGCTACGCCTGCGTCCTGGGGGTCACCCATTTCTACGCGTGCTGCCATTGAGGCCATGCCCAGCGGTTGCATTGCTGTGGTGGACGCGTTGGGCGTTACCGATGCCGGTATTTTTGGCGACATTTTGTGTGCCCGCATGCAAAAGCGCGGCGTAGCTGCTTTGGTTACAGATGGCGTGATTCGCGACAAGGCTGGCGTGCTGGCCACAGAGCTGCCGGTGTGGTGCCAAGGCACTGCAGCACCTGCGTCGGTGGCGGGTCTGACGTTTGTCAACTGGCAAGAGCCCATTGCTTGTGGCGGTGTGGCGGTCTTCCCCAACGACGTGATCGTGGTGGATGTGGATGGTGCGGTGCTCATTCCCGCGGCCTTGTTGGACGAGGTGGTGCAAGCTGGCGTTGAGCAAGAGCGTTTTGAGGCGTGGATCATGACGCAAGTAGACGAAGGTGTGGCACTGCCTGGCTTGTATCCACCCAACGACCAAGCCAAAGCCAAATACCAAGAATGGGTGGCTGCCAACGCGACTGGCGGCTTGTAA
- a CDS encoding MoxR family ATPase, with protein sequence MTDTSHQSTTGDASDITDARRLRERLSRVGYLADDDLATTVWLSDALQRPLLIEGDAGVGKTALAQALAKANDGKLVRLQCFEGLDMSQAAYEWNYGRQLMAIRLQDGQRQLQDSDVFQREFLLERPLLQAISQTGPCVLLIDEIDRADQAFEAFLLEVLSEYQITVPELGTLRATHVPQVILTSNGTRELSDALRRRCLYHYLDYPTLAREMAIVKSVLPHADTHLVEEAVAFVQRLRQEDLSKVPGIAETLDWIRALFQLKKTSVLQDMSATLSTLGCLLKTQEDRFVIGPERITQLVEGRRSVGVAEKKQDHMQAILGNV encoded by the coding sequence ATGACAGACACCAGCCATCAGTCAACCACCGGGGACGCCTCAGACATTACTGATGCGCGCCGATTGCGTGAGCGCCTCAGTCGCGTTGGCTATTTGGCTGACGACGACCTGGCTACCACCGTGTGGTTGTCGGATGCGTTGCAACGCCCGTTACTGATAGAGGGTGATGCCGGCGTGGGTAAAACCGCGCTGGCGCAAGCCTTGGCCAAAGCCAACGATGGCAAGCTGGTGCGCTTGCAGTGTTTTGAGGGGCTGGACATGTCGCAGGCCGCTTACGAGTGGAACTATGGGCGTCAGCTCATGGCCATTCGCTTGCAGGATGGTCAACGCCAGCTGCAAGACTCGGACGTGTTTCAGCGCGAGTTTTTGCTGGAGCGCCCGTTGTTGCAAGCCATTAGCCAGACCGGTCCTTGCGTGCTGTTGATTGATGAAATTGACCGCGCAGATCAGGCCTTTGAAGCGTTTTTGCTTGAGGTGTTGTCCGAGTACCAAATCACGGTGCCAGAGCTTGGCACCTTGCGCGCCACGCATGTGCCGCAAGTGATACTCACCAGCAACGGCACGCGAGAGTTGTCTGATGCATTGCGCCGGCGCTGTTTGTACCACTACCTGGATTACCCAACACTGGCTCGCGAAATGGCCATTGTGAAAAGCGTGTTACCCCATGCCGATACGCATTTGGTAGAAGAGGCGGTTGCTTTTGTTCAAAGGTTGCGCCAAGAAGACTTGAGCAAAGTTCCCGGTATTGCCGAAACGCTGGACTGGATTCGTGCGCTGTTTCAGCTCAAGAAGACCAGCGTGCTGCAAGACATGAGTGCTACCTTGTCAACCCTGGGCTGTTTGCTCAAAACCCAGGAAGACCGATTTGTTATAGGACCAGAGCGCATTACGCAGCTGGTTGAAGGCCGACGCAGTGTGGGTGTGGCTGAAAAAAAGCAAGACCACATGCAGGCGATATTGGGTAACGTATGA
- a CDS encoding xanthine dehydrogenase family protein subunit M, which yields MIPPRFDYHAPASVAEAITLLGQLGSDAKLLAGGHSLLPMMKLRFAEPAHLIDINKIPELRGIREDGNEIVIGAMTVENELIKSDILQAKAPLLCEAAKLIADPQVRNRGTIGGDIAHGDPGNDHPALSMALDATFVLQGPNGKRTVKADDFFLGTYMTLLEESEIMTEIRVPALAAGTGYAYEKLKRKTGDWATAGCAVVMQKTGDKVTHIRIALTNVGPTALHATDAEQVLLNKPFDEAALAAAAAAATAICDPAEDLRGDIEYKTAMAGEMVKRALRKAWARCA from the coding sequence ATGATTCCACCCCGTTTCGACTACCACGCACCCGCCAGTGTGGCTGAGGCCATCACTTTGCTGGGCCAGTTGGGCTCTGATGCCAAGCTGCTGGCTGGCGGCCACAGCCTGTTGCCCATGATGAAGCTGCGCTTTGCCGAGCCAGCCCATCTGATTGACATCAACAAAATTCCCGAGTTGCGCGGTATTCGCGAAGACGGCAATGAAATTGTGATCGGTGCCATGACGGTTGAGAACGAGCTCATCAAGTCAGACATCCTGCAAGCCAAGGCGCCGTTGCTGTGTGAGGCGGCCAAGCTCATTGCAGACCCACAAGTGCGCAACCGCGGCACCATTGGTGGCGACATTGCCCACGGTGACCCTGGCAACGATCACCCTGCGTTGTCTATGGCGCTGGATGCGACGTTTGTGCTGCAAGGCCCTAACGGCAAGCGAACTGTAAAGGCTGACGACTTCTTCCTGGGCACCTACATGACGCTTCTCGAAGAAAGCGAGATCATGACCGAGATTCGAGTGCCAGCCTTGGCCGCAGGCACGGGCTATGCCTACGAAAAGCTCAAGCGCAAAACCGGCGACTGGGCAACTGCTGGTTGTGCCGTGGTGATGCAAAAGACGGGTGACAAAGTCACCCACATCCGCATTGCACTGACCAACGTGGGCCCCACCGCCTTGCACGCCACAGATGCAGAACAAGTGTTGCTCAACAAGCCGTTTGATGAGGCGGCGCTTGCCGCAGCTGCTGCAGCGGCTACTGCCATTTGTGATCCGGCAGAAGACTTGCGTGGTGACATTGAGTACAAGACCGCCATGGCTGGCGAGATGGTCAAGAGAGCCTTGCGCAAAGCATGGGCTCGTTGCGCCTAA
- a CDS encoding carbon-monoxide dehydrogenase large subunit produces MNAPVPNAEAREIALAGMGASRLRKEDARFIQGKGNYVDDMKMPGMLHMDIVRSPIAHGRIVKINKEAALAMPGVHAVLTAEDLKPLKLHWMPTLAGDVAAVLADEKVHFQMQEVAIVIADDRYIAADAIEAVEVEYEELPVVMDPYEALQPGAPVIREDLAGKTEGAHGAREHHNHIFTWDAGNKAAADAAFDNAEVTVSQHMYYPRVHPCPLETCGCVASFDPIKGDLTTYITSQAPHVVRTVVSMLSGIPESKVRIVSPDIGGGFGNKVGIYPGYVCAIVASIVLGRPVKWVEDRMENISSTAFARDYHMDGELAATADGKITGLRVNVVADHGAFDACADPTKFPAGMFHIVSGSYDIPAAHASVKGVYTNKTPGGVAYRCSFRVTEAVYLIERMVDVLAQKLNIDKAEIRRRNFIQKEQFPYTSAFGFEYDSGDYPTALEKVLDAVDYKGLRAEQAAKRADPNSPTLMGIGLVTFTEVVGAGPSKICDILGVGMFDSCEIRIHPTGSAIARMGTITQGQGHQTTYAQIIATELGIESEVIQVEEGDTSTAPYGLGTYGSRSTPVAGAAIALAARKIHAKAKKIAAHMLEVNEADLDWEVDRFKVKGDDSKFKTMADVAWQAYHQPPEGMEPGLEAVHYYDPPNFTFPFGIYLAVVDIDRGTGETKIRRFYALDDCGTRINPMIIDGQIHGGLTEGFAVAMGQQMPYDAQGNLLGNTLMDYFLPTMVETPHWETDHTVTPSPHHPIGAKGVAESPHVGSIPTFTSAIVDAFSHLGVTHLDMPHNALRTWKALKANGVNL; encoded by the coding sequence ATGAATGCACCAGTACCAAACGCCGAAGCCCGTGAAATAGCACTGGCAGGCATGGGCGCATCGCGCCTGCGCAAAGAAGACGCTCGTTTTATTCAAGGCAAGGGCAATTACGTTGACGACATGAAGATGCCAGGCATGTTGCACATGGACATCGTGCGCTCGCCTATTGCCCATGGTCGTATTGTCAAAATCAACAAAGAGGCGGCGTTGGCCATGCCTGGCGTGCACGCTGTGCTGACCGCCGAAGACCTCAAGCCACTCAAGCTGCACTGGATGCCCACACTGGCAGGCGATGTGGCAGCCGTGTTGGCCGACGAAAAAGTGCACTTCCAAATGCAGGAAGTGGCCATTGTGATTGCCGATGACCGTTACATTGCAGCGGATGCGATTGAGGCGGTAGAGGTTGAGTACGAAGAACTGCCCGTGGTGATGGACCCCTACGAAGCCCTGCAGCCTGGCGCGCCCGTTATTCGCGAAGACCTGGCCGGCAAGACCGAAGGCGCGCATGGTGCACGTGAGCACCACAACCACATCTTCACATGGGACGCGGGTAACAAGGCCGCAGCAGATGCTGCGTTTGACAATGCCGAAGTCACTGTGTCCCAGCACATGTACTACCCACGCGTACACCCTTGTCCACTTGAGACCTGTGGTTGTGTGGCGTCCTTTGACCCCATCAAAGGTGACTTGACCACTTACATCACATCGCAGGCGCCGCACGTGGTGCGCACGGTGGTGTCCATGTTGTCTGGCATTCCAGAGTCAAAGGTGCGCATTGTCAGTCCAGACATTGGCGGCGGCTTTGGCAACAAGGTTGGCATTTACCCAGGCTACGTATGCGCCATCGTGGCGTCTATTGTGTTGGGTCGCCCCGTGAAGTGGGTGGAAGACCGCATGGAGAACATTTCGTCTACAGCGTTTGCCCGCGACTACCACATGGATGGCGAGTTGGCTGCAACTGCAGACGGCAAGATCACAGGTTTGCGCGTGAATGTGGTGGCTGACCACGGCGCGTTTGATGCTTGTGCTGACCCCACCAAGTTCCCTGCAGGTATGTTTCACATTGTGTCTGGCAGCTACGACATTCCAGCAGCGCATGCCAGCGTGAAAGGTGTTTACACCAACAAAACGCCAGGTGGCGTGGCCTACCGTTGCTCGTTCCGGGTGACAGAGGCGGTGTACCTGATTGAGCGCATGGTGGACGTGTTGGCGCAAAAGCTCAACATAGACAAGGCTGAAATTCGCCGACGCAACTTCATCCAAAAAGAGCAGTTCCCCTACACCAGCGCATTTGGCTTTGAGTACGACTCGGGTGACTACCCAACAGCCCTTGAGAAAGTGCTGGATGCGGTGGACTACAAAGGCTTGCGCGCTGAGCAAGCCGCCAAGCGAGCCGACCCCAACAGCCCAACGCTGATGGGTATTGGCTTGGTCACCTTTACCGAGGTGGTGGGTGCTGGTCCATCAAAAATTTGCGACATCCTGGGTGTGGGCATGTTTGACAGTTGCGAAATTCGCATTCACCCCACAGGTAGCGCCATTGCACGCATGGGCACTATCACCCAGGGTCAAGGCCACCAAACCACTTATGCGCAGATTATTGCGACTGAGTTGGGCATTGAGAGTGAAGTCATTCAGGTTGAAGAGGGTGACACCTCAACCGCGCCTTACGGCTTGGGCACCTATGGGTCACGTTCTACGCCGGTAGCAGGTGCAGCCATCGCATTGGCCGCACGCAAAATTCACGCAAAGGCCAAGAAGATTGCCGCGCATATGCTTGAAGTCAACGAGGCTGATTTGGACTGGGAAGTGGATCGCTTCAAAGTCAAAGGCGACGACAGCAAGTTCAAAACCATGGCCGACGTGGCATGGCAGGCTTACCACCAGCCGCCAGAGGGCATGGAGCCAGGCTTGGAGGCCGTGCATTACTACGACCCGCCCAACTTCACGTTCCCGTTTGGTATTTACCTGGCGGTTGTTGATATTGACCGCGGCACTGGCGAGACCAAAATCCGCCGCTTCTACGCGTTGGATGACTGTGGCACGCGCATCAACCCCATGATTATTGATGGCCAAATTCACGGCGGCTTGACTGAAGGCTTTGCAGTAGCCATGGGCCAGCAAATGCCTTACGACGCGCAAGGCAACTTGCTGGGCAACACCTTGATGGACTACTTCTTGCCCACCATGGTCGAGACACCACATTGGGAGACTGACCACACGGTAACGCCTTCACCACACCACCCCATTGGTGCCAAAGGCGTGGCTGAGTCACCTCACGTGGGCTCAATCCCAACCTTTACGTCGGCCATTGTGGATGCCTTCTCACACTTGGGCGTGACCCATTTGGACATGCCACACAACGCGTTGCGCACTTGGAAGGCCCTCAAGGCCAATGGCGTAAATCTGTAA
- a CDS encoding type II toxin-antitoxin system PemK/MazF family toxin, producing the protein MRWWPEPTAGDIVWCHFPDNIHPKAKPRPGLIVSTKEDDQGLIFVSVAYGTSQKTGRLYSGEFRIAQNEHPAAYTSAGLSYNTKFDLRNVLELPFNDTYFSVPPHAPHGQIPKLGTLHPSMVRIAATAFAAASQ; encoded by the coding sequence ATGCGGTGGTGGCCAGAACCTACAGCCGGCGACATCGTCTGGTGCCACTTTCCTGACAACATTCACCCCAAGGCCAAACCACGCCCGGGCCTCATTGTTTCGACCAAGGAAGACGACCAGGGCTTGATCTTCGTGAGCGTGGCATACGGCACAAGCCAAAAGACGGGCCGTTTGTACAGCGGAGAGTTTCGCATTGCCCAAAATGAACATCCGGCCGCCTATACCAGCGCCGGACTGAGCTACAACACCAAGTTCGATTTAAGAAACGTGCTTGAGCTTCCGTTCAACGACACCTATTTCTCGGTGCCTCCCCATGCGCCGCATGGCCAGATTCCAAAGCTGGGGACACTGCATCCGAGCATGGTCAGAATTGCCGCCACCGCTTTCGCAGCAGCAAGCCAATAG